A region of the Deltaproteobacteria bacterium genome:
TTTGTCGAATAGCACTCTCCCTTTCTCAAATAGTGAAGGATGTAGATCTACAGGGGCTGGCGCCTGCACTTATTGTGGAGACGGCATTACACAACATGATGCTGGAGAAGACTGCGATAACGGCCCCAATAATGGCGTTTTAGATCCTGTCACGGGGGCTGGATGTTCAAGAGAATGTAAAAATATCCTCCCCCCCCCTCCTCCCCGTTGTGGAGATGGAATGATTAACCAGGACAGTGAAACCTGCGATGTCTCAAGCTCTGGAAGAATTGTACTCCGAAATGGCTACTCTGTGCTAAACCCGTCAGAAGGCTGCAGAACATCGGGCCACTTCCCCTGCACTTATTGTGGAGATCACGTTTGGCAACAAGGAGATGAAGTGTGCGACGGCAGCGCTGCCCCTAATGCAACAGGTTGTACCGCTGGGCAGACTTGTGACAATTGCCGTCGTTGTGTTCCCATCCCTCCTACCTGCGGAAATGGAAATCTGGAACCCGGTGAAGCCTGTGATAATCGCGCCACCCCCACAGGCTGTGCAGATGGCACTTACTGCGACGCCTCCTGTACTTGTAAGCCCAATCCCACTGTTCCTCCTCCTGTTTGTGGAAATCACATTTTAGAAACCGGTGAAGAATGCGACCCTCCTAATCCCGGATTCTGTGATGCCAATTGCAAGCTTACCGTTCTGGCCGTTAGCCCTATTCCACAAGAAACAACACCGCCAAGACCAGAGGAGGTCTTCAGACTTCAAGGCAGTGGAGGATGTGGCCTATACTTGGGTAATGTTTTAGGCATGAACACACTTTCTCTGCTCCCCTACTTTATCTCACTGTTTGGATTTGCCTTATTGAGGAAGAGGAAGAAGTAAACAATAGATCTAATCCCATAAATTCCTAAAAGCCGCCCTCCGTGAGCACAGAGGACGGCTTTTTTATTTGAATAGATCGACCTCCACACTACTCGTCTTAAATTTATAAATCAGCGCAGGTTCTCTACTGGATATCCCAGCCTTTCCCCGAATTTGCTTCAAAGCATAAGCTAAAGTTTTTGCCTCGCCCGGAAGATACAAAGCCTCTTTGCCTCCCCACTTCAGATAAATCCCTTCTCGAAATGGATTTAAATTTTCAGGATGAGAAACTGGAACCAAAGCCCCCACCGCGGTCACGTAAACACGGCTGCCTTCCAATTCTTCTTTTTTAATGGGTGGATTTCGAATGTCTTGTAAAAAGGCCAGACGAATTTTTTGTTTCAACTCATCTGCCAGATGAGCAGTTTGTGGAAGCACAGAACCCATACAGGCACGAATACGATCCTTTTTCTTTACA
Encoded here:
- a CDS encoding AMMECR1 domain-containing protein, producing MIGRLIFCLFFLLLPSFSFAQDFTLQHFQQLKTNPPLKKQFEAVVRQTVHQLYFPDEPVPSLKLDSWFSKPLPLFVTVKKKDRIRACMGSVLPQTAHLADELKQKIRLAFLQDIRNPPIKKEELEGSRVYVTAVGALVPVSHPENLNPFREGIYLKWGGKEALYLPGEAKTLAYALKQIRGKAGISSREPALIYKFKTSSVEVDLFK